In a single window of the Tellurirhabdus bombi genome:
- a CDS encoding patatin-like phospholipase family protein, protein MRALVLGGGSLKGAFQTGAVQAILETGFVPDFIYGISVGSLNASFLVHEAGRQFVNNETVDWIKVGRHLLEFWIKNITKPEDVAVIRSRFMLGFNTLMSRFDGLLDNTPIQTLVRNNLDLDVLRKSPVRLKVGAVDIINGDMVYVDQQDEHILDYIFASSSLPFLMPAVSIGGDHRKAFLDGGLREVAPLRIAIDDGATEIVCVACHAKRVFNEHVNYRSIFTLVERVKDITINQIVNNDIAWAERFVEREKLSGRDVSLTVIRPDEPLRLNIMKFTPDDIGQLVVQGYRAATTVLKAKGIPRQANLDAPITPAQLTNL, encoded by the coding sequence ATGCGTGCACTTGTTCTAGGTGGTGGCTCCCTGAAAGGCGCTTTTCAAACCGGGGCCGTTCAAGCCATTTTGGAAACTGGTTTCGTTCCTGATTTTATTTACGGTATTTCTGTGGGAAGCCTCAATGCGAGTTTTCTGGTCCACGAAGCTGGGAGACAGTTTGTTAACAATGAAACCGTCGATTGGATAAAGGTTGGTCGTCATCTGCTGGAATTCTGGATTAAGAACATTACAAAGCCGGAAGATGTAGCCGTTATTCGTTCCCGATTTATGCTTGGCTTCAACACCTTGATGAGCCGGTTTGATGGTTTATTGGATAACACGCCGATTCAGACGCTTGTTCGGAATAATCTTGACCTGGATGTGCTGCGTAAAAGCCCGGTTCGGTTAAAAGTCGGAGCTGTTGATATAATTAATGGGGATATGGTCTATGTAGACCAGCAGGACGAACACATCCTGGATTACATTTTTGCCAGCAGTTCGTTGCCTTTTCTGATGCCTGCTGTTTCTATTGGGGGCGATCATCGAAAAGCCTTCCTCGATGGTGGCCTGCGCGAAGTAGCTCCGCTGCGCATTGCTATTGATGACGGAGCCACCGAAATCGTCTGCGTGGCTTGTCATGCCAAACGAGTTTTCAACGAACACGTCAATTACCGCAGCATCTTTACGTTGGTTGAACGTGTCAAAGACATTACCATCAATCAAATTGTCAATAATGATATTGCCTGGGCGGAACGTTTCGTCGAACGCGAAAAACTCAGTGGCCGCGATGTAAGCCTGACTGTTATTCGTCCTGATGAGCCACTCCGGCTAAACATCATGAAATTTACTCCCGACGACATTGGCCAACTGGTTGTACAGGGCTACCGCGCGGCAACAACCGTCCTAAAAGCCAAAGGCATTCCCCGACAGGCTAATTTAGACGCTCCTATCACCCCGGCCCAACTTACTAACCTATAA
- the glmM gene encoding phosphoglucosamine mutase: MALIKSISGIRGTIGGQVGESLTPLDVVKFSAAFGQWLQGRHQKGPLTVVIGRDGRISGSMVSQLVSATLQGLGIHVIDLGLSTTPTVEVAVPGENAAGGIILTASHNPIQWNALKLLNEKGEFISGEDGAEVLALAESEAFVFAEVRKLGSYRTDDTWLQKHIDSILALPLVDREAVAARKFRVVVDAVNSTGGIAVPMLLEALGVENIQRLHCEPTGYFAHNPEPLPENLRDIIKELEKGVYDLGIVVDPDVDRLAIICEDGSPFGEEYTLVAVSDYILKHGSTKENPANTVSNLSSTVALRDVTQKHGGKHFASAVGEVNVVEMMRKQNAIIGGEGNGGIIYPELHYGRDALVGIALFLTHLAKSGKSASMLRRTYPNYYISKNKIELTPDVDVDAVLERIKTKYAKNPINTIDGVKIEFDKEWVHLRKSNTEPIIRIYSESDTLSTADYLANKIISDIKEVIATRV, from the coding sequence GTGGCATTAATTAAGTCAATTTCGGGAATTCGTGGTACAATTGGCGGTCAGGTAGGAGAAAGTTTGACACCGCTGGATGTGGTTAAGTTCTCAGCGGCATTCGGACAGTGGTTGCAGGGACGGCATCAAAAGGGTCCCTTGACAGTTGTGATCGGGCGGGATGGACGAATCTCAGGCAGCATGGTTTCGCAATTGGTTTCGGCGACGCTGCAAGGGTTAGGAATCCACGTTATTGACTTAGGACTCTCGACAACCCCAACGGTCGAAGTAGCCGTGCCGGGCGAAAATGCAGCGGGTGGTATCATTCTGACGGCCAGCCATAACCCAATTCAATGGAATGCGCTTAAGTTGCTAAACGAGAAAGGAGAATTTATCTCTGGCGAAGACGGGGCTGAGGTCTTGGCTTTGGCGGAATCTGAGGCGTTTGTGTTTGCCGAAGTGCGTAAATTAGGAAGCTACCGAACGGACGATACCTGGTTACAAAAGCACATTGACTCGATTCTGGCCTTGCCGTTGGTGGACCGGGAGGCCGTTGCCGCCCGGAAGTTTCGGGTGGTCGTTGATGCCGTTAACTCAACGGGCGGAATAGCGGTTCCTATGCTGCTGGAAGCCCTGGGCGTTGAAAATATCCAGCGGCTGCACTGCGAACCGACGGGTTATTTTGCGCACAATCCTGAGCCGCTGCCGGAAAACCTCCGCGACATCATCAAGGAACTTGAAAAAGGCGTGTATGACTTGGGTATTGTGGTTGATCCAGACGTAGACCGACTGGCAATTATTTGTGAAGACGGTTCGCCATTCGGAGAGGAATACACCCTGGTTGCCGTGTCAGATTATATTTTGAAACACGGATCGACAAAAGAAAACCCCGCAAATACAGTATCCAACCTGTCTTCGACGGTGGCTTTGCGTGATGTGACGCAGAAGCACGGTGGGAAGCACTTTGCATCGGCTGTCGGTGAGGTGAACGTGGTGGAAATGATGCGTAAGCAAAATGCCATCATTGGGGGCGAAGGCAACGGCGGTATTATTTATCCGGAACTGCACTATGGCCGGGATGCGCTGGTGGGTATTGCACTTTTCCTGACGCATTTAGCCAAATCAGGTAAATCGGCCTCGATGCTACGGCGGACTTATCCTAATTACTACATCTCCAAAAATAAAATTGAACTCACACCCGACGTTGACGTCGATGCGGTGCTGGAGCGGATTAAAACCAAATACGCTAAAAACCCAATTAACACCATTGATGGGGTCAAAATAGAGTTTGATAAAGAATGGGTTCACCTGCGAAAATCCAACACGGAACCAATCATTCGCATCTATTCAGAGTCCGATACGCTTTCGACAGCGGATTATCTGGCCAATAAGATCATTTCAGACATCAAGGAGGTAATTGCGACCCGCGTGTAG
- a CDS encoding transglutaminase family protein, whose protein sequence is MELHVRHRLRYDYSTPVKLEPHTLYLYPKIYPYQRLNSYELRIEPEPVKLVRNIDAEGNVQQIAYFEARAQALTVEVDMKVQSEPFNSFDFILYPFETQQLPFTYPEPQQKLLASYLVRHGVTSLVEQYARQVANEAQWQTIPFLTLLCSTIRDTFVYEIRDEGPAHEPEATLSNRKGTCRDYATLYIACCRSLGMAARFVSGYSFSNPQSVHELHAWVEVYLPEAGWRGFDPTEGNMVTNNHLYLAASLYHDQLAPLKGLISFQGKQVQSTMQASVEINQL, encoded by the coding sequence ATGGAACTGCACGTACGGCACCGGCTCCGCTATGATTACTCAACTCCAGTCAAGCTGGAGCCGCATACCCTTTATTTATATCCTAAAATCTATCCGTATCAACGCCTGAACAGCTACGAGCTGCGCATTGAACCGGAGCCCGTTAAATTGGTTCGGAATATAGATGCCGAAGGAAACGTGCAGCAAATCGCCTATTTCGAAGCACGTGCGCAGGCATTGACGGTCGAAGTGGATATGAAGGTGCAGTCGGAGCCGTTCAATTCGTTTGATTTTATTTTATACCCATTCGAGACCCAGCAATTGCCCTTTACCTATCCGGAACCGCAGCAAAAACTGCTGGCTTCCTACCTGGTTCGGCACGGGGTTACCTCGCTGGTTGAGCAATATGCGCGCCAGGTGGCAAACGAAGCCCAATGGCAGACGATTCCTTTTCTAACGCTGCTTTGCAGTACCATCCGCGATACCTTTGTCTACGAGATTCGGGACGAGGGACCAGCGCATGAACCCGAAGCGACGCTCTCCAACCGGAAAGGCACCTGCCGCGATTATGCAACCTTGTACATTGCCTGCTGCCGAAGCTTGGGCATGGCTGCTCGGTTTGTAAGTGGCTATTCGTTTAGTAATCCGCAAAGCGTACATGAGTTGCACGCCTGGGTAGAGGTATATTTGCCCGAAGCGGGCTGGCGTGGATTTGATCCTACAGAAGGTAATATGGTGACTAATAATCATTTGTACCTGGCTGCATCCCTCTACCATGATCAACTGGCACCGCTAAAGGGATTAATCTCCTTTCAGGGAAAACAGGTGCAATCAACCATGCAGGCCAGCGTTGAGATTAATCAATTGTAG
- a CDS encoding peptidase gives MTYCLGMKVASGLVAIADRRLTSGTEVSSNRKVSVHQLDHHSLFIMTSGLRSVRDKAITYFKEVIEEKDRSFNKLYKAVNAFGEQVRRVANEDREALTAAGLNFNLNAIVGGQLEDDDEHKLYMLYPEGNWVEVDQGTPFRIIGNSGYGKPLLYRNLKYDASLQDALKIGFLAFDATRISANDVDYPLDVVIYPKDSFHLTEHRLEKEDMEIIANQWSALLNNSVRKLPDDWMSPIFDKIPH, from the coding sequence ATGACTTACTGTTTAGGAATGAAAGTGGCCTCCGGTTTAGTGGCCATTGCCGACCGAAGACTTACTTCCGGCACCGAAGTTTCCAGTAATCGCAAGGTTTCTGTTCATCAATTGGATCACCATTCCTTATTCATCATGACTTCTGGCCTGCGGTCCGTACGAGACAAGGCTATTACGTATTTTAAAGAGGTTATTGAGGAAAAAGACCGGTCGTTCAATAAATTATACAAAGCGGTCAATGCTTTTGGTGAGCAGGTCCGGCGGGTGGCCAACGAAGATCGGGAGGCGTTAACGGCAGCTGGTCTTAATTTTAACCTGAATGCCATCGTTGGTGGACAGCTGGAAGATGACGATGAGCATAAGCTGTACATGCTGTATCCGGAAGGAAACTGGGTGGAAGTAGACCAGGGAACGCCTTTCCGAATTATTGGCAATTCTGGTTATGGAAAACCCTTACTTTACCGCAATCTGAAGTACGACGCTTCCTTGCAGGATGCCCTGAAAATTGGCTTTCTGGCCTTCGATGCAACACGAATCAGTGCCAATGACGTTGATTATCCGCTGGATGTGGTTATCTATCCAAAAGATAGCTTTCACCTGACCGAACACCGGCTGGAGAAAGAAGACATGGAAATAATTGCCAATCAATGGAGTGCATTGCTCAATAATTCAGTCCGGAAATTGCCCGATGACTGGATGAGTCCCATTTTTGATAAAATTCCTCACTGA
- a CDS encoding outer membrane beta-barrel protein — protein sequence MKTFTLLGLVLGISTLGVQAQGPAKGKVSGIVLDGTQKPFEYATMMLLRAKDSTLVKGAVSGAAGKYEFENVAGGRYLVGGSMVGYKKVYSEAFVIDETTNEVQVKTLTMAEETKNLKEVNVVAKKPFIEQEIDRTVVNVENSIVSSGSTALEVLEKAPGVTIDRQNDNIQLKGKGGVIVMIDGKQTYLSAQEVSNLLKNTPSDNIEKIEIITNPSSKYDAAGNVGIINIRMKKNKNFGTNGTAIAGVGYGRYEKATASLSLNHRVGKINAFGNYSFSHNRRFQENDLNRILPDSLGRPKYFDQASRRPNVSKGHNFRGGLDYFINKKSTVGFLVTGFVNDWRQENAYNETIIRDFNRQVILKPFTDVEMRNQLTNVTSNLNYKYDFDGKGRELTADLDYSRFNGNSYNQLNTTYNGPEGFPIQPMEQIRNDMPSTIDIWAFKSDYVHPLKKGAKFEAGVKSSYVNTDNNLIFEDFVDGKWLFNTEQSNQFKYTEKINAAYVNYAGKLAENLTLQVGLRLENTISRGNSVTMNKIVDRNYTNLFPTLFLSRQVNKNNVLNLSYSRRIDRPNYQNLNPFRFYLDPYTYQQGNPYLKPQFTNSFQLTHVYKGAISTTLGYSRTMDVIVDEVPGQIPERNITFVTSDNLATQDNVNLTVSFPVPVTKWWNMQNNINVYYNKFNSPYLGAQYNVDFVAFNLYSSQNFVLGKGFTAEVFGWYNSKGLYGFYRYEPQGSFGLGIQKALLNKKANLKLNINDPLWLNKFSGHAKYQDIDFRVASRWESRIARLTFTYRFGNQNVKAARQRSTSTEAERNRAGSGN from the coding sequence ATGAAAACGTTTACACTACTTGGACTAGTACTTGGAATAAGCACTTTGGGCGTTCAGGCCCAGGGTCCAGCCAAAGGGAAAGTTAGCGGAATCGTGCTAGACGGTACGCAGAAACCGTTTGAGTACGCAACCATGATGCTATTGCGGGCCAAAGATTCCACCCTGGTGAAAGGGGCGGTTTCGGGTGCGGCAGGTAAATATGAGTTTGAAAATGTGGCTGGTGGTCGCTATCTGGTCGGTGGGAGCATGGTTGGGTATAAGAAGGTTTATTCCGAAGCCTTTGTGATTGATGAGACGACCAACGAGGTGCAGGTGAAAACGCTCACGATGGCAGAAGAAACCAAGAACCTGAAAGAAGTCAATGTGGTGGCGAAAAAGCCTTTCATTGAGCAGGAAATTGACCGAACCGTTGTAAACGTTGAAAATAGCATTGTATCAAGTGGTAGCACAGCCCTGGAAGTATTGGAGAAAGCACCGGGTGTTACCATTGATCGCCAGAATGACAACATCCAGTTAAAAGGAAAAGGCGGAGTTATTGTCATGATTGATGGCAAACAAACGTACCTGTCTGCGCAGGAAGTATCCAATCTACTGAAAAATACACCAAGCGATAACATCGAAAAAATCGAGATTATCACCAACCCTTCTTCTAAATACGATGCAGCCGGAAACGTTGGGATCATCAACATCCGGATGAAGAAAAACAAAAATTTCGGTACCAATGGAACGGCCATTGCCGGGGTAGGCTACGGACGCTACGAAAAAGCAACCGCTAGTTTAAGCCTGAATCACCGGGTTGGCAAAATCAACGCCTTCGGCAATTACAGCTTTTCACACAACCGTCGCTTTCAGGAAAATGACCTGAATCGGATATTGCCTGACAGCCTGGGACGCCCTAAGTATTTTGATCAGGCTTCCCGCCGTCCGAACGTAAGCAAAGGTCATAATTTCCGGGGGGGGCTCGATTACTTTATTAATAAGAAAAGCACCGTTGGGTTTCTGGTAACGGGTTTTGTGAACGACTGGCGGCAGGAAAATGCGTACAACGAAACCATCATTCGTGATTTTAATCGGCAGGTCATTCTCAAGCCATTTACAGATGTAGAAATGAGAAACCAGCTGACAAACGTAACCAGCAACCTGAATTATAAATATGATTTTGACGGTAAAGGCCGCGAGTTAACCGCCGACCTGGATTATTCTCGGTTCAACGGGAATTCGTATAACCAGCTGAATACGACTTACAACGGTCCCGAAGGATTCCCCATTCAGCCAATGGAGCAGATTCGGAACGACATGCCTTCCACCATTGACATTTGGGCGTTCAAATCAGATTACGTGCATCCGCTGAAGAAAGGAGCTAAGTTTGAGGCAGGGGTGAAGAGCAGCTACGTCAACACCGACAATAACCTGATTTTTGAGGATTTTGTAGACGGGAAATGGCTGTTTAACACCGAGCAGAGTAACCAGTTCAAATACACGGAGAAAATCAACGCAGCTTATGTCAATTACGCCGGAAAATTAGCCGAAAATCTAACCTTGCAAGTTGGCTTACGCCTCGAAAATACCATCTCGAGAGGAAACTCGGTTACGATGAACAAAATCGTGGATCGTAACTACACCAACCTGTTCCCAACGCTTTTCTTATCGCGTCAGGTTAACAAAAATAACGTTCTGAATCTTTCGTATAGCCGCCGCATCGACCGTCCTAACTACCAGAACCTGAATCCGTTCCGTTTTTACCTGGATCCGTACACCTACCAGCAGGGCAATCCCTACCTGAAGCCACAGTTTACCAACTCGTTTCAGTTGACACACGTATACAAAGGGGCTATCTCAACCACCTTGGGCTACAGTCGCACCATGGATGTAATTGTTGACGAAGTGCCGGGGCAAATCCCAGAAAGAAACATTACGTTCGTCACATCCGACAACCTGGCAACGCAGGATAATGTAAACCTGACGGTTAGCTTCCCGGTGCCCGTGACGAAGTGGTGGAACATGCAGAACAACATCAACGTTTATTACAATAAATTTAACTCTCCGTACCTGGGAGCGCAGTATAATGTTGACTTTGTTGCCTTTAACTTATATTCATCACAAAACTTCGTGTTAGGCAAAGGGTTTACGGCGGAAGTTTTCGGCTGGTACAACTCCAAAGGACTATATGGTTTCTATCGCTACGAGCCACAAGGGTCTTTCGGTTTGGGAATTCAGAAAGCCCTGCTTAACAAAAAAGCCAATCTGAAATTAAACATCAACGATCCGCTTTGGTTGAACAAGTTTAGCGGACACGCTAAATACCAGGATATTGACTTCCGGGTTGCGTCGCGCTGGGAAAGCCGGATTGCCCGTCTGACATTTACGTACCGCTTTGGGAATCAAAACGTAAAAGCCGCCCGCCAACGGAGTACGAGTACGGAAGCCGAGCGCAACCGTGCAGGCAGTGGCAATTAA
- a CDS encoding nicotinate phosphoribosyltransferase — protein sequence MLEKIYHTSLSLLTDLYQLTMAYGYWKSGSADKEAVFTLYFRKAPFQGNFTVACGLATVIDYITNFGFSDDDLAYLRTLTGNDAQPLFDPAFLDYLKNLRLTVSVDAVPEGTVVFPNEPLIRVQGPILQCQLLETPLLTLINFETLIATKAARIRLAAQKDTVMEFGLRRAQGIDGGLTASRAAYIGGGNATSNVLAGKLFGIPVNGTHAHSWVMSFDSEWEAFQTYADVLPNNVTLLVDTYDTLDGVRNAIEAGKKLRSRGHKLAAIRLDSGDLAYLSIEARKLLDEAGFTDTGIVASNDLDETLIVSLKEQGARINIWGIGTKLVTAYDQPALGGVYKLTAIRNKTGSWDYKLKLSEQTIKISTPGIQQIRRFRDSTGFVADMIFNEEMPPPLPTTMIDPLDFTRRRTFSLAVPFEDLVVPVVQQGQVVYESPTIHEIRERVQAQLAQFHPGIKRFTNPHTYPVGLEQQLHELKTNLILQLRNG from the coding sequence ATGCTCGAAAAAATTTATCATACCTCCCTTAGCCTTCTTACCGATCTCTACCAACTCACGATGGCCTACGGATACTGGAAATCCGGTAGCGCCGACAAAGAGGCTGTTTTTACCCTGTACTTTCGAAAAGCTCCGTTTCAGGGCAATTTTACCGTGGCTTGCGGCTTGGCAACAGTTATTGATTATATAACTAATTTTGGTTTTTCCGACGATGATCTCGCCTATCTGCGCACCTTGACAGGCAATGACGCGCAGCCTTTGTTCGATCCTGCCTTTTTGGATTATTTGAAAAACCTGCGTCTTACCGTTTCGGTTGATGCTGTTCCCGAGGGTACGGTCGTCTTTCCCAACGAGCCACTGATTCGCGTCCAGGGACCGATTTTGCAATGCCAACTACTGGAAACGCCCCTTTTGACGCTTATCAATTTTGAGACGCTGATTGCCACCAAAGCCGCCCGGATTCGCCTGGCCGCGCAGAAAGATACCGTCATGGAGTTTGGCTTGCGCCGCGCTCAAGGAATTGACGGGGGGCTAACAGCCAGTCGTGCCGCTTACATTGGCGGCGGCAATGCAACATCTAATGTATTGGCGGGCAAACTGTTTGGCATTCCGGTAAACGGCACCCACGCCCACAGTTGGGTTATGTCTTTTGACAGCGAATGGGAGGCTTTTCAAACCTACGCAGACGTTCTTCCCAACAACGTCACTTTATTGGTTGATACCTACGACACCCTGGATGGGGTTCGAAATGCCATTGAGGCGGGCAAAAAACTGCGTTCGCGCGGGCACAAACTGGCGGCAATCCGGCTGGATTCCGGTGATTTGGCTTACCTCAGCATTGAAGCGCGTAAGTTACTCGACGAAGCGGGTTTTACCGACACGGGCATTGTAGCCAGCAACGATCTGGACGAAACGTTAATTGTCAGCCTAAAAGAACAAGGCGCGCGCATCAACATCTGGGGAATCGGCACCAAACTGGTAACCGCTTACGATCAGCCTGCTTTGGGCGGCGTTTATAAGCTGACGGCCATCCGCAATAAAACGGGAAGCTGGGACTATAAACTGAAATTATCCGAGCAAACCATTAAAATATCAACGCCGGGAATTCAGCAGATTCGACGTTTTCGCGACTCGACAGGCTTTGTCGCGGACATGATTTTCAATGAAGAAATGCCGCCGCCCCTGCCCACCACGATGATTGATCCGCTGGATTTTACCCGCCGACGCACTTTTAGCCTAGCAGTCCCTTTTGAGGATTTGGTTGTTCCCGTTGTTCAGCAGGGGCAAGTAGTTTACGAAAGCCCAACCATTCACGAGATCCGGGAGCGGGTTCAAGCGCAACTGGCGCAGTTTCACCCCGGCATTAAACGCTTTACCAATCCCCACACTTATCCGGTTGGTTTGGAGCAGCAGTTGCATGAGTTGAAGACCAACCTGATATTGCAGCTCCGAAACGGATAA
- the nadE gene encoding NAD(+) synthase encodes MKLLKIAAGVVNQIPMAWEHNRRNIINAIEEAKSQDVSLLCLPELCITGYGCEDMFFSHELIEQAQQSLLDIVPHTGDIVVAVSLPLRLANNRTYDTACLIANKRILGFVCKQYLANNGIHYETRWFQPWQPGLRDEIQIGEFTYPVGDLLFDVSGVKIGFEICEDAWIANRPGRSLHDRGADIILNPSASHFSFFKSQVRERFVLDGSRAFGVSYIYCNLLGNESGRAIFDGDAFMASNGQLVASSPRFSYADHLIVTAVIDVDDTRLSQVQSKANPAGLFPNLRVQAPFNWPEATFVQPTAELEYWERGNHLKEEEFARAVALSLFDYLRKSHSYGFVLSLSGGADSSALAALVFLMIKLAEESIGIGGLKQKLSYIRGIQEFTTAEEICNALLTTMYQGTENSSTDTYESAESLAKSINATFYNININGLVETYTKLIEEQLGRKLSWDTDDLALQNIQARVRAPSAWLLTNVKNALLLATSNRSEAAVGYATMDGDTAGSISPIAGIDKQYLRQWLRWAETEGVGGHLKVTGLAKVNSLQPTAELRPLERNQTDEEDLMPYDVLNAIEKFGIRDKQSPKEVLQRLDVVFNGQYSREKLYLSVDRFFRLWSRNQWKRERYAPSFHLDDENLDPKTWCRFPILNSGFEKELRELKEYYEGNAGKGRKGKIGF; translated from the coding sequence ATGAAACTACTGAAAATTGCCGCTGGCGTTGTGAATCAAATCCCGATGGCCTGGGAGCATAACCGCCGAAACATTATTAATGCGATCGAAGAAGCCAAAAGTCAGGACGTTAGCTTGCTTTGTCTTCCCGAACTTTGCATCACCGGCTACGGCTGCGAGGATATGTTTTTCTCGCACGAATTGATCGAACAGGCCCAACAATCCTTGCTGGATATTGTCCCTCACACGGGCGATATTGTTGTTGCCGTGAGCTTGCCACTGCGTCTGGCTAATAACAGAACCTACGACACGGCTTGCCTCATTGCGAACAAGCGCATTCTGGGCTTTGTCTGTAAGCAATATTTAGCCAATAATGGTATTCACTACGAGACCCGCTGGTTTCAGCCCTGGCAACCCGGCCTGCGGGATGAGATTCAGATTGGTGAGTTTACCTATCCGGTGGGCGATTTGCTATTCGACGTATCCGGCGTCAAAATCGGTTTTGAGATTTGCGAAGATGCCTGGATTGCTAACCGACCGGGACGCAGCCTGCACGACCGGGGAGCCGATATTATCCTGAATCCCAGTGCCAGCCACTTCTCTTTCTTTAAATCGCAGGTCCGCGAACGCTTCGTGCTCGATGGCTCCCGCGCGTTTGGCGTTAGCTATATCTACTGCAACTTGCTGGGTAATGAGTCGGGGCGAGCCATTTTCGACGGGGATGCTTTCATGGCGTCAAACGGCCAGTTGGTGGCTTCCAGCCCTCGCTTCAGCTATGCCGATCACCTGATTGTTACGGCTGTAATTGATGTGGATGATACGCGCCTGAGCCAGGTACAGAGTAAAGCAAATCCAGCGGGTCTGTTTCCTAACCTGCGCGTTCAAGCCCCATTCAACTGGCCGGAAGCTACGTTTGTTCAGCCTACCGCCGAGCTGGAATATTGGGAACGCGGTAATCACCTGAAAGAAGAAGAATTTGCGCGGGCGGTGGCTTTGTCGCTGTTTGATTATCTACGAAAAAGCCACTCATACGGCTTTGTGCTGTCCCTTAGCGGTGGGGCCGATTCGTCAGCGCTGGCGGCTTTGGTATTTCTGATGATTAAGCTGGCCGAAGAAAGCATTGGCATTGGTGGTTTGAAGCAGAAATTATCGTACATCAGAGGCATTCAGGAGTTTACAACGGCAGAAGAGATTTGCAACGCCTTGTTAACCACCATGTATCAGGGCACTGAAAATAGCTCTACGGATACCTACGAATCCGCCGAGTCGTTGGCTAAATCCATCAACGCGACCTTCTACAACATCAATATTAATGGTCTGGTGGAGACTTATACAAAGCTTATTGAAGAGCAATTAGGGCGAAAACTAAGCTGGGATACGGATGATTTGGCTTTACAAAACATTCAGGCGCGTGTCCGGGCTCCAAGCGCCTGGCTGCTAACCAACGTGAAAAATGCCTTGTTACTCGCTACTTCCAACCGCTCCGAAGCAGCTGTAGGCTACGCTACCATGGATGGTGACACCGCCGGAAGTATTTCACCCATTGCTGGCATCGACAAGCAGTATTTGCGCCAGTGGTTGCGCTGGGCCGAAACCGAAGGCGTTGGCGGCCACCTCAAAGTAACGGGACTCGCCAAGGTAAATAGCCTCCAGCCTACCGCCGAATTGCGTCCGCTCGAACGCAACCAGACCGATGAGGAAGATTTGATGCCATACGATGTCCTGAATGCCATCGAGAAGTTTGGCATTCGCGACAAGCAATCGCCCAAAGAAGTGCTGCAACGACTGGATGTTGTTTTTAACGGACAGTATTCCCGCGAAAAACTTTATCTGTCAGTCGATCGATTTTTCCGTCTGTGGAGCCGAAATCAATGGAAACGAGAACGCTATGCCCCTTCTTTCCACCTCGACGACGAGAATCTGGATCCAAAAACATGGTGCCGATTCCCGATTCTGAACAGTGGTTTTGAAAAAGAACTGCGCGAACTAAAAGAATACTACGAAGGCAACGCCGGAAAAGGTCGCAAAGGAAAAATTGGCTTCTAA